Genomic window (Oryza sativa Japonica Group chromosome 3, ASM3414082v1):
aaaaagaaaaaagagaaagaaacgagaggcggcagcggcgaataATCGAGACCGAGATGCGTACCGGCCAAGTGCTTGATGGACTTCTTGACCTTCTGCGCGCAGCCGGCGCAATGCAACTCCATCCTCAGCACCACCGGGTCGGCGGTGGCGCCCGCCTTCGGAGCAGCCTTCTCATCCCCCATGGATGGATTTTTCCAACCTCCTCCTGTGCTCGCCTCTGGAAGTCTGGAATTTGAGATTTTGAGTTCTGACGAAGCGAATAAAATGGCGGCGCTGGGTGGGCGGGGATAAATAGGGGGAGGGAGACGAGACGAGGAAGCGGAGGCGAAGCCGACTAGGCGACGGAgacgaagaagaaaaaaaaagagagagaaagagaaagaaaccgTAGACGCCGCGGTGGGGTGGGTGGGGCCACCCTGTCAGTCCGCTCGCCCGCCCGCCGTGCGGATCCGTGTACGCGTCGGGCGCAAGTTTCCTTTCAGTGGCCGGTAATTTCCCACCAGCAAAGCCAGCCTGCCTGCCGCGGCTGGTGCTTTGGCTTTGGCTACGGTCACCTGCGATGTCATGTCACGTGGCGTCATCGCGTAGATTTTGCTGGTGCCTTTGCTGCTGTGTACTCCTACGTAGCCAGTGTACTGGACTTTAGTACTAGTACAGTACTACTTGCCTTAGATAGGATCAACAGCTGTTTGGTTGGATGTCACCGACCAGATACTGTTTGGTACTCCACAACTCAAGTTTGTACAGTACTACCTTGTCACAATGTTCGAGTTTCTATGCGGCCACGGCTCATACGTGACAGAGATACAGTACTGTCCTTTCTTGCCACGTAGCTTCAGAGCAAAAACTATGGTAAAACACGGTGATCAATCAAGTAAATGTTGGcattagttgttttttttttttagaaagggGTCGTTGATATTTCCAGTCAGAGGAGGATGGTAATTGCAACGGCTTTGGTTCCCCTTTTCTTCAGTCCTCGCGTACGACGTTTTCCCTTTTTAAGGGAACCACACGTACGAGGCGACGATTTGTGCGACGAAAATTATCGTGTGCCGTGTGACGATCGCTGTGACGATAAGGTGGAAGGCGACGTGTGCCGAGATGGTCGTGGGCCCTGGCCCttcccttcttttttcttcacTTTTCTCGAACAAAAATGGGCCCTACGTGCGGGAGGCGGTGTACGTGTCCTTCGCTGGAATCCAGTGGCGGAAGCCGCGCTCGCTTTGGACCAAGTAGGGCCCATCAAGGGCCCAAGTGGGTGTGGGCCCACGTCTCGGAAACCGGCGAGCCGCTGCAGCGACGCGCGATGGTTCAGTTTCTCGAACGTTCTAGAACTACTAGTACTGGCTTGCGATGAGCTGGTGGGTTGGATAAGAACGACCTAAGTTGGTGGGCTGCCGCGTGCGGCGGTGAGGTCAGTTTTGGGCTGACGTGCCTAACGCTGTGCCACTTGGGCCGAAAAAACGCTTTTTTTATTCGGCAATTCGGTGTATTTTAAAAGACCTAAACGCACGTGGTGTTATCCATGTGTACTGGGCCTGTATTGGGTTCAACTGGAACTTTGGGCCTGAATTCAACGTGTAGTATGACTTATTAATAACgttgtttattattattattattattattattattattattattattattattattattatttttaagataatggaagtaTATAGGCTTTACAACTTCTCTAGGAATACATGCAAATCAGCAGTAGGATTTGAGCTTTAATGGATAAAATCATGCGCTAATAGCTTTATCACCATTGTGGCCTACTTTTTACTACTAAACAAATattgattttgaatttattGGCCATTTATCTATACATCTCCCTGCCCTCTTACACATCTTCATCCTCAACTCTAGCTTCCTCCATCGCCTACCCACTCTACGCAAGTGTAGCGGCTTGCTTAAtgttgccgtcgtcctcgccctcCCACCACTACTACCGAGGGTGGAGGATTGAGGATGGAGGAATAGATTAGTGGTTGGCACTTGGGAGGATATTGCATTGAGGATGGAGGTACGGAGTAGTGGTTGGGACgtgggaggaaggagaaggagagaaaTAAAGTGATGGAtttccgaaaaaaaaaagtgatggaTTGATACATAGGTCTCACTGTTATAGACCCAAATGAAAAGTGTAGATGAAAAAACTGCGAGTCTGGCTTACCAAATAGCCAAATCAGGAGAGGAATTAGCTATGTGAATGGTTGGAGAGGCTGATTTCGTCGGAAATGCTCGCGCTTCCCAAGTTCTCATTCCTACTAGGCTTTGGGTTCAGACGATGAGGCCACCTGGCACCGCACTAGGCTTTGGGCTCATTTCAGGCGCCGGCAGCCGGCGCGTCACGGAGCCGAAACCGCCAAAtttcataagaaaaaaaaataaaaataaaaagaaagaaacaaaaacgcAAAGAGGAGAAAAGAAGCTCGTCTCCGCGTCTCTGCCCGCCCTCTCGTCGATTTCTcatttctttctctccctccaatTTGCCCCCTCTTTGTCGTTTTAGGGTTTCCGCGCTCCAACTCCTCCCCAATTCTGGTCCCCGATTCGCGCGATCTCGGCCACCCATGGTCTCCGGCGTCGCCCACCgcccggacgacgacggcgggcgcgccgcctcgacGTTCCAGCGCCCGCCGCAGCCGGCCGGCGCGCGGCCGTCCctggccacgccgccgccctcgggcgGAGCGCAATCCGCTTCGACGAGCGGCGGGAGCGCGGGCTCCCCGTCCAGCCGCAGCGAGCAGCATGTCCCCGCAGCCGCAGGcatggcggcgggggcggcggcggcctctaCTCCGATTAGTGAGAATACCTTCCTCCGCCTCAACGACCTTGACATCCACGGCGACGATGCGCCTTCCTCACAGGCTCCAACGAGGTCAGCGTTTGGTTTGCCAGTTTTCGCCGCGGGGTTGCGTTTTTTTCCCAATGTTATTACAAGATTTTAAGATTTTGAGAatttggttggtttttgtttttctctgtAGCTGTACGCTACTTAAAATGCTCCGGAGATGCACCGGGTGGTTAAAATTGTCCGTAGTGTTGTAATTAGCTGTGTTTGGGCTGCAAAATGCTTAGGGAAGTGTATCCTGCCATCACTTTGATGTGTGGTTGCAAGTAAGATTTTCTGGGGATGCTTATACGATTATGCTCTGTAGGTTTACCTTGCTGAAAGTGTTAATTCTATATATATACGGAGTAGTTCTCATCTGTAGTCTATTACACGTGTATACTGTACTCACGATGATCAGTAAAACATCAGTCATGTGACCTCTTTTGCTACATAGATTCCAGACTGTAGAACACTGCTGTTTGGATGCCAGTGCATGTTTTTCTGCATTATGAATTTGGAAGTACGACTTGGCAGAAGTTCTCTACCTCTTAAGGCtccttttcaaaaaataaatcccTTCATTGTTATCTAGTTTTGTGCATTTGCAATAAGGGTTTTTGCTATGAATAAAATTATtcagcaagaagaagaagagaggagcacGAGCAGTTGGTCCTGACAAAGGTGGCAGGGGGCTGCGCCAGTTTAGTATGAAAGGTGTGTTAAATCCCATTTGTTCCCTATTAGTACACCATTTGAGTTTATTTATAAGCACCACAAGTATGTGCTATAAAAACTCATGATGACACTGTTTGTTCTTTTGCAGTTTGTGAGAAAGTTGAAAGTAAAGGGAGAACAACATACAACGAGGTTAGTGCTTTCCTCTTTCTACCGAGTTCATGTATCTTGTTCTGAGCATCTGATGGCATCATGTACGTGGTCACATCACATGGATTGAAGCAGCAAATTGAGATCACAAATGTTGCATGTGTCAGCTCCCTGTTTCTTTGCATAGTTGTCTTCTTGTTAACTCTATCCTTGAAGATTCAATCAGTTATTTCAAGAGGACTTAGGCTATGTATGCAATGTAAAACCTAATAGCAATATATGCACAGGGCAGGACTAGCTATTGCTCCAATAAGCCAACATGTTCATATTGTCCGTCCACCTGGTGGTATTGTCAAACAATTCATTATCTATAAAACTGCCATGTTCCGCATCATGATTTGGGGCTATAAAATTGGTAACTCACTCACATGTCTTATGTAACACTGCTGTTTGATCAGCTTGCTCAGATCTTACTATGGTGATGTGTTGTAATATGTGACATCCACCATATTGATCATTGTAAATCCGCTATACATATCACCCTCTTCTACTGTTATATTTAAACTAACAATCTGTCTTTGCATCTATTCATGTTCATGTTTGGAGTTCCTCAAAATTGCTAAAAACTATCATATTTTGTCTCTCTGGCAAAAAGTTGTAATAATTTTGGCTATGCATTTGTTGATAGTTTTCAATGTTTACCCTTATTGGTGAAGTCCAAGTCTCATAGTCCTTCTGACTTATCTTTATCAGGTGGCAGATGAACTTGTTGCCGAATTTGCAGATCCCAATAACAGCATTTTGCCACCAGATCCGGATAATCCCAATGCAGTTGAGAAATGACTTGCCTGCATCACCAATTATTTCTTAAGTCAGTTGTATGCTCACTTTGTGTTAAATGCAGCAACAATATGACGAGAAAAATATACGGAGAAGGGTTTATGATGCTCTGAATGTTCTGATGGCTATGGAGATTATatctaaagataaaaaggaaattCAGTGGAAGGGGTTGCCTCGAACCAGTATAAATGATATTGAAGATTTGCAGGTTTTTCGTCTTCTTTTCCCACTGGTTATCGACATTTGATGTACTTTTGGTAGtcatatttattaatttatttatgctCTTTTACAGACGGAACTTGTAGGACTGAAAAGTAGGATTGAGAAGAAAAATACATATTTGCAGGAGCTGCAAGACCAAGTAATGATATAGCTCAACCTGCTTTTCTTTAGTCATGTCCAATGCAATATATAAAATGAACTGTTCTACTGAGCTAGCAGTGTACCATAGTCTTCAAATTGTGTGGCTTTAGTGGTAGATACTGTGATACACATAATGCCCTTACTCGGTAACATTGTTTTTGGCATGTTAAGTTTGTAGGTAtgcaaaagttgatacaaagaAATGAACAGCTATATGGTTCAGGAAACATTCCCTCGGGTGGAGTTGCATTACCATTTATCCTTGTTCAGGTGAATAGTTCATAAATTCTTTGTCTTCTATTCTCTTGTTTCATGGCACTGTTTCCTGCACATGACTTCAGGCTAAATGACAAGAATGAATCATGCAGACACGGCCTCATGCAACTGTGGAAGTTGAAATATCAGAAGATATGCAACTTGTACATTTTGACTTTAATAGGTAAAACAAGAATCCTGTTATTCTCTCCCATCTGGTCACACCTTTACAATTTATCTAGCAAGCCACACCTTTCTCTTTCTGTTTCCATTTTTCTATTCTTTCATGATATGATTGCAGAAGGTCCTCACTGGAAGGGCATCCTCTTATCTCATTTAAATTCTGGCAGTGGTCTTTTAAcccttaaaatataatataattcaCTCTGTAAAAAAGAACTAAAATCTCAGCTGCTATATCAAATTTGGATGGTAGAgatttttgtctccaaacctcTAGTGATGGGACGGTACAAGCGGAAGTGTAAATAATGTGACTTTTGAAAAGTGTTGTTAGCTTTTATTGGTTGAGCTAAGTCATCTAGTTTTAGTCCAATTACAGGTCGCAGGTCCTCATTATCCTAGTGACATTTGCCATATCACTAATTCTTGAATAATAGGGAGACATTGGCATCCTAAATTGGGAAGATGAGAGCCCAAGTGTGAAATTCATTTTACTTTtctaaaagagtaaattgcattcacGGTACAAGAATTTGTTAGGTGGGTGCATTCTATTGTAAGAACTTGAAAACTGAACAAACTGGCTCACCAACTTGACTAGACGGTGCGCTTTTGGTCAAGGTGAATACCACACGGAATTTTCGGCCACGTTAGCAAGACATGTCATTCATGTAACATGTTTTTGCTTCTTCCTTCAAACGACAGATAGACTGAAGGTTCATTTTAGCAAATATCCCCAGTTCAATGGTAACAATATCAAATCAAAAGCTCTATAGGTCTAGATTTAGCTTTGATAGAGGGCACTGTAATCTCTTGATTGATGCATGAATCAATTCATAGTTATACTGTCAATTGAACAATGAAACTAGACAGTAGAAATTTAGCTTGATCTAAAAGGCCAACGCTTGCTTCGAGAAGACTAGCATCACCATCACCCGCCACCACCACTGACGAAGCACACAGTAACATCTTTGAGTTAGCTAGCCTGTTCGATTTTTGCCTATATATTTCCAAAGTTTGATCATGTGAACAGGAATGATATGCATTGCCACATCTTGCCGTAGATGATCTAGCTTCACAAGATTCATAGTTCACCAAAAGTAATGGATCAACCTGGGAGTCGTGAATTCATAATAAATGGAAAGAAGCAGACATTATATATCATCTGGAACAATTAGAACATGAAAAATAGTCGGgagtttgtttcaaaattgttgGGATGGGAGATAAGCGATTTGTGTGCCTGATGTGCAATCGACAGCGTCCCTTGCTGATGTGGCAAAAATATGTAATGTGGCCTTCACTTTGAACAAATATGCACCATATAGCCAAGTTAATGGACTAATATGCTCAAATTTCAAGTTCTAGTACTAAAACACGCCCACCTGACAAGTTCTTGCACCAtgagtgcaatttactctttctaAAAGGAACTATCAAATGAATGAAACATATCAAAATAtgccttttatttttgttgaaaGAAATAATTTGATATCGGTGCAGCCTCTTAGATTTCCCTTAGATCAGCGTAAGTTCTTGATATTTACATTTCTGAAACTGCAGCACACCATTTGAGTTGCATGATGACTCATTTGTACTGAAAGCAATGAGTTCTTGTGGAGAAGAACAAATCGACGGTATTCATGATCTAATTTCAAATGGAGGTGAGAGCTCAAGCATGCCAAATATTTATAGGCAGCAAGTGCAGCAACCTGCAAGATCAACTAATGGTACAGCTAGATTG
Coding sequences:
- the LOC4331648 gene encoding transcription factor-like protein DPB isoform X2, whose product is MVSGVAHRPDDDGGRAASTFQRPPQPAGARPSLATPPPSGGAQSASTSGGSAGSPSSRSEQHVPAAAGMAAGAAAASTPISENTFLRLNDLDIHGDDAPSSQAPTSKKKKRGARAVGPDKGGRGLRQFSMKVCEKVESKGRTTYNEVADELVAEFADPNNSILPPDPDNPNAQQYDEKNIRRRVYDALNVLMAMEIISKDKKEIQWKGLPRTSINDIEDLQTELVGLKSRIEKKNTYLQELQDQFVGMQKLIQRNEQLYGSGNIPSGGVALPFILVQTRPHATVEVEISEDMQLVHFDFNRKQGNMGYTNNFFVNIFTRWCDYPQLQTFTQAAVVDPGS
- the LOC4331648 gene encoding transcription factor-like protein DPB isoform X1, coding for MVSGVAHRPDDDGGRAASTFQRPPQPAGARPSLATPPPSGGAQSASTSGGSAGSPSSRSEQHVPAAAGMAAGAAAASTPISENTFLRLNDLDIHGDDAPSSQAPTSKKKKRGARAVGPDKGGRGLRQFSMKVCEKVESKGRTTYNEVADELVAEFADPNNSILPPDPDNPNAQQYDEKNIRRRVYDALNVLMAMEIISKDKKEIQWKGLPRTSINDIEDLQTELVGLKSRIEKKNTYLQELQDQFVGMQKLIQRNEQLYGSGNIPSGGVALPFILVQTRPHATVEVEISEDMQLVHFDFNSTPFELHDDSFVLKAMSSCGEEQIDGIHDLISNGGESSSMPNIYRQQVQQPARSTNGTARLPSSPPIPGILKGRVKHEH